The Aneurinibacillus migulanus genome contains the following window.
TATGTAGAAGATATTAACCAGTTTGTCAAAGTCGGCGACAAAGTGACCGTTAAGGTGCTGGAGATTAAAAGCGACGGTAAAATTTCCTTAACCATGAGAATTCATGAGGAGAAAAAGGAAGACCGCCGTCCATTTAAGAAGCGCGATGACCATCGAGGTGGTTCGGGCGGACGTTCCAACAACAACAATTCGAGAGAAGATTTCGAATCGATGATGAAACGTTGGATGAAAACAAGCGAAGACAAAATGGGCGACCTGGGTAAACGCGAAAAAAGACGTTAAACGGGCCTTCTCATTACCATGGTAAATCAACCACTCTGATGTAAGTCAGAGTGGTTTTCTATGCGTATGAAGAAAGGACGGAAACGTAAAATTACATCATAAAGGAGAGACGTATTGTGTCACTATACCATGTATTAGGAGCCAAACAGTTTACCCGTCCAATGCTGGATGAGATTTTCGAGAATACCCACCGTATGGAGCGAGTCGTGGAAGAGGGCGGCAGTGATTGTTACAGTAATAAAGTAATGACAACGTTATTTTTTGAACCGAGCACTCGGACGCGTCTATCGTTCGAATCAGCGATGTCGCGTCTTGGCGGCAAAGTTATCGGCACCGAAAATGCGGCCCAATTCTCGTCAACGATTAAAGGAGAAACACTTGAGGATACCATTCGAGTTGTGTCCGGCTATAGCGACGTGATTGTCATCCGGCATACGGATATTGGAGCCGCAGAGCGTGCTGCAGCGGTGGCTACTGTACCGGTTCTTAATGCTGGAGACGGGGCGGGCGAGCATCCTACACAGTCTCTTTTGGATTTGTATACGATTGAAAAAGAATTAGGACGTCTCGATAACTTGCATGTTGTCATGATCGGAGATTTAGCGAACGGGCGGACCGTCCATTCGCTGTCATACTTGCTGGCCAATTACAAAGGGATTCACATTTCTTTTACTGCCCCAGAAAACGTACAAATTCCGACATACGTTAAGAAGTATTTGGACGAAAAGGGGATTACATACGAAGAAGAACATGATTTGGAGAAGGTAGCGGAAACCGCTGATGTATTGTACCAAACGCGCATTCAGAAAGAGCGCTTTACTTCACTTGATGAATACGAAAAGGCCAGCGGTAAATACATCATCGACCGCAAGATACTTGCAAAAATGAAGCAGGATAGCATCATCCTTCATCCGCTGCCGCGCGCAGGTGAGATTGCGGTAGAGGTGGATGAAGACCCGCGTGCCGCCTACTTCCGACAGGCGCAGAACGGCTTATTCGTTCGCATGGCTCTCATCGATAAGTGTTTTTCATAATCAACACATTGAATACATGTAAAGTAAACCGTCAGTAAAACCATGAAGGCAATAAAAAAGATAGATTAGTTAAAAGGAATCTATCTTTTTTATTGCAAAAAATGATACGTGTCCAGAACAAAACAGAGCGGTAACACTCGCGTATTCCACCTCCTGTTCAAGGCTTGTCTCTATAAACTCTCCAAACAACCCAAACCCTGCATTATTGATAAGGACATCTACCGAAATACCTTTGGTCTGCAATTCATCATAGACATCTTTTGGCGCTGCAGGCTCGGTTAAATCCTTAATGATAATACGTACGGTAATGTATTATAAAAGAAAGGTGAAAAAAGGCACAATAAATATTTTATCCCTTACTTGCTAAAAATATGTTTAACAACAGATAAGAAAGAAGGGATATGTATGCGCAGGATATGGTTTGGCACACTTACAGGCATTGTATGCGTCCTGTTGTTCCTTGGACAGATTGACTGGTTCTCGGCTTCTTCTTTGCAAGCGGCAGCGGGGCAAGCGCAAGCAAATACGGCGGATACATGGGATGTAAGCCGTCTTTATCCGAATGAGGCTGCATGGCAGGCAGACATCCGCCATGTGGAGGAGGAAATTGGCAAACTTGCTGCATACAAAGGAAAGCTTGCAAATGCAAAGCAATTGTATGCGATGTTAAATCAAGAAGAGAGTATCATGCGAAAGCTTGAAAAAGCATATACGTATGCACATTTACTCTTTGATACCGATACGGTAAATCCAGAGAACCAGCGACGGCTTGATAAGGTGCGTCAGGTAGCGCAAAAATTAACGCTGGCTACATCGTTTACTGCTTCTGAATTGGCCGCAATGGATGATGCGAAGCTTAAAAAAATATACAGGCAGGAAAAAAAACTGGAACGATACAAGCGATACATCCGTGAATTGCGCAAAGAAAAGGCGCACATTCTGTCAGAGAAAGAAGAGCGGCTACTTGCATTGACAAGTGAAGCTACGGGTGTGGCGGGGCAGACATATCGATATTTGCTAGATTCAGATCTCGTGTTTCCCGCTATCCAGGATATCAATGGTAAAAAAGTACAAATAAACCGTACCAATTATGCTTCTTTGCTTACTTCTCCGAATCGTGAGCTGCGGCGTCGTGCATTCGAAGCAACATACGGTACATACGGGCAGTATCAAAATACGTTTGCATCTCTGTTGCAAGGAGAGGTGCGCAAGCATATTGCTTATGCAAAGGCACGGAATTATCCCTCAGCACGCTATGCTGCGCTGCATGCGGCGGATATACCGGAGAGTGTGTATGATAATGTAATCTCGACGGTTCGAAGACGTGTTACCCTGCTTCATCGTTACGCGGCGTTGCGGAAGAAACTGCTTGGCCTGCCTGCAGTACATAAATACGATTTATACGTTCCGTTGTTTCCTGATAAAAATCGGGAGTATTCATTGGATGAAGCAAAAACGAAGGTACGCGAAGGATTAGCGCCGCTAGGTCCTGATTATCGACGCAGATTGGATGAAGCATTCACGAATCGCTGGATGGATGTATACAGTCGCAAGAATAAGACAGGGGGGGCATATCAGACAGCCGTATACGGATATCCGCCGTATGTACTGCTGAATTATCATGGTAGATTGGATGATGTGCTAACAATGGCGCATGAACTCGGGCATGCAATGCATTCCTATTACGCCAATGAGACGCAGGACTATTTGGATGCAGGCTATGGTGTGTTCGTTGCAGAAGTAGCTTCAACCGTTAACGAATCCATGCTGCTACGCGGATGGATTGCACAGGCGAAGGAGCCGGAGGAAAAAGCGGCGCTCTTAAATCGTTATTTAGATACTTTTCAGGGCACACTGTTCACTCAGACTCTGCTTGCAGAGTTCGAACGAGATATTCATCGGGTGGCGGAGGCAGGAGAGACGCTTACAGCCGACTACTTAGCTCAGCAATACCGCAAGCTAGTTGGAGAATATTATGGGCCGTCGCTTGTCATAGATCCACTTGTCGGAGTAGAGTGGGCACGCATTCCACATTTCTATAAGAATTTTTATGTCTATCAGTATGCTACCGGTTTTTCTGCAGCAACCGTACTGGCTGACGAGCTGTTGAAGGGAGAAGGAAAGGCACAGGAGAAGTACTTGGACTTTCTTAGGACAGGCGGAGCCAAGCCATCACTAGATGCATTGGCGCAGGCCGGAGTGAACTTGCGCGACCCACACGTTATCTCCCGTGCCCTTGATGTATTTGAGGAGACGCTTGAAGAGCTGGAGAGACTGGCAAATGAATTGTCTAAGGCTAAATAACTTTCATCACGCAAGATAGGCTCACGCCTATTTTGAATAAAATCAGGGGCATCCGCCCGCAATTCTCATAGTGTAGTAGCATATGAAAACTACTTTGAGAATGTGGGGGACTATTATGGAAAATATCGAAAACAATCATCAGCCGTCTTTTGCTCATGAACCGTATCAAGCGGACGCGTTTGCATATCCGTATTACGCTCAACCAATTTCACATTCGTATCATCACGGTTATACACATGATGAGCGCAGTATTTGGCCGATTATCCCTTTCTTGTTTTTGACGCCGCTTTTATATAATTACAACAGACCTAAGTATATCCCGTATCCGTATCCTGCACCTTATCCATCACCCTACCCGTATCCTGCGCCCTATCCATATGCTGCTGGTACTCCCGGCCCATACTATGGGGCTCCGCGGGAAGAATAAAATAAGAAAAACTCGTGGACATTGTCACACGAGTTTTTCAAGTGATACAACCCGGAAGAAAGAGAACAGGAAAATAATCACCTGTTCTCTTTCCTAATTATTGGGTGATTTTATAATAGCTTGGATAACTTTTTTCGTATTC
Protein-coding sequences here:
- a CDS encoding S1 RNA-binding domain-containing protein; translated protein: MSNIAVGNILEGTVVGVQSFGAFVNIGENKQGLVHISQIASSYVEDINQFVKVGDKVTVKVLEIKSDGKISLTMRIHEEKKEDRRPFKKRDDHRGGSGGRSNNNNSREDFESMMKRWMKTSEDKMGDLGKREKRR
- the pyrB gene encoding aspartate carbamoyltransferase; this translates as MSLYHVLGAKQFTRPMLDEIFENTHRMERVVEEGGSDCYSNKVMTTLFFEPSTRTRLSFESAMSRLGGKVIGTENAAQFSSTIKGETLEDTIRVVSGYSDVIVIRHTDIGAAERAAAVATVPVLNAGDGAGEHPTQSLLDLYTIEKELGRLDNLHVVMIGDLANGRTVHSLSYLLANYKGIHISFTAPENVQIPTYVKKYLDEKGITYEEEHDLEKVAETADVLYQTRIQKERFTSLDEYEKASGKYIIDRKILAKMKQDSIILHPLPRAGEIAVEVDEDPRAAYFRQAQNGLFVRMALIDKCFS
- the pepF gene encoding oligoendopeptidase F, encoding MRRIWFGTLTGIVCVLLFLGQIDWFSASSLQAAAGQAQANTADTWDVSRLYPNEAAWQADIRHVEEEIGKLAAYKGKLANAKQLYAMLNQEESIMRKLEKAYTYAHLLFDTDTVNPENQRRLDKVRQVAQKLTLATSFTASELAAMDDAKLKKIYRQEKKLERYKRYIRELRKEKAHILSEKEERLLALTSEATGVAGQTYRYLLDSDLVFPAIQDINGKKVQINRTNYASLLTSPNRELRRRAFEATYGTYGQYQNTFASLLQGEVRKHIAYAKARNYPSARYAALHAADIPESVYDNVISTVRRRVTLLHRYAALRKKLLGLPAVHKYDLYVPLFPDKNREYSLDEAKTKVREGLAPLGPDYRRRLDEAFTNRWMDVYSRKNKTGGAYQTAVYGYPPYVLLNYHGRLDDVLTMAHELGHAMHSYYANETQDYLDAGYGVFVAEVASTVNESMLLRGWIAQAKEPEEKAALLNRYLDTFQGTLFTQTLLAEFERDIHRVAEAGETLTADYLAQQYRKLVGEYYGPSLVIDPLVGVEWARIPHFYKNFYVYQYATGFSAATVLADELLKGEGKAQEKYLDFLRTGGAKPSLDALAQAGVNLRDPHVISRALDVFEETLEELERLANELSKAK